In a genomic window of Epinephelus lanceolatus isolate andai-2023 chromosome 3, ASM4190304v1, whole genome shotgun sequence:
- the LOC117255306 gene encoding hexokinase-1-like, protein MIAAQLLAYYFTELKDDQLKKIDKYLYSMRFSDETLKDVMNRFRREMENGLGRDTSPTATVKMLPTFVRSIPDGSEKGDFIALDLGGSNFRILRVKVTQDKKQPVQMESQVYETPDDIIHGNGTRLFGHVADCLGDFMEKQKIKDKKLPVGFTFSFPCAQTKLDEAVLITWTKKFKVSGVEGMDVVALLNKAIKKRGDYDADIMAVVNDTVGTMMTCGFDDQRCEVGIIIGTGTNACYMEELRHIDLVEGDEGRMCINTEWGAFGDDGSLEDIRTEFDREIDRGSINPGKQMFEKMVSGMYMGELVRLILVKMAKEGLLFEGRITPELLTKGKIETKHVSAIEKTKEGLKKCMEILTRLGVEPSDEDCLAVQHVCTIVSFRSANLISATLGGILSRLKENKGVARLRTTVGIDGSLYKMHPQYARRLHKTVRRLVPDSDVRFLLSESGSAKGAAMVTAVAYRLTEQARQIQQTLAEFRLSKTQLLEVKKRMRVEIEKGLKKSSHEEATVKMLPTFVRRTPDGTENGDFLALDLGGTNFRVLLVKIRSGKKRSVEMHNKIYAIPIEVMQGTGEELFDHIVHCISDFLDYMGMKSARLPLGFTFSFPCHQTSLDAGILVTWTKGFKATDCEGEDVVELLREAIKRKEEFELDVVAIVNDTVGTMMTCAYEEPSCEVGLIAGTGSNACYMEEAKNIEIVDGDEGRMCVNMEWGAFGDNGCLDDIRTQYDQAVDENSLNEGKQRYEKMCSGMYLGEIVRQILIDLTKRGFLFRGQISETLKTRGIFETKFLSQIESDRLALLQVRAILQQLGLDSTCDDSIIVKEVCGTVSRRAAQICGAGMAAVVDKIRENRGLDHLDITVGVDGTLYKLHPHFSRIFQQTVKELAPKCDVTFLLSEDGSGKGAALITAVGCRQRELDAQQH, encoded by the exons ATCGACAAGTACCTGTACTCCATGCGTTTCTCGGACGAGACGCTGAAGGATGTCATGAACAGGTTCCGCAGGGAAATGGAGAACGGGCTCGGCCGTGACACCAGCCCCACCGCCACCGTCAAGATGCTGCCCACCTTCGTCAGGTCCATCCCTGATGGATCAG AAAAGGGAGACTTCATAGCTCTGGACCTCGGGGGGTCGAACTTTCGGATCCTGCGTGTCAAAGTGACGCAGGACAAAAAGCAGCCGGTTCAAATGGAGAGTCAGGTCTATGAGACCCCCGATGACATCATCCATGGCAACGGGACACGG CTCTTTGGCCATGTTGCAGATTGCCTAGGCGACTTCATGGAGAAGCAAAAAATCAAGGATAAAAAGCTTCCTGTGGGATTTACGTTCTCCTTCCCCTGTGCCCAAACCAAACTAGACGAG GCGGTCTTAATTACATGGACAAAGAAGTTCAAAGTCAGCGGTGTAGAAGGCATGGATGTTGTGGCTCTTCTCAACAAGGCCATCAAGAAGCGAGGA GATTATGATGCGGACATCATGGCGGTGGTGAATGACACAGTTGGCACCATGATGACCTGCGGATTTGACGATCAGCGCTGTGAAGTGGGCATCATCATAG GAACGGGTACGAACGCCTGCTACATGGAGGAACTGCGTCACATTGACCTGGTGGAGGGAGACGAAGGCCGGATGTGCATCAACACTGAGTGGGGCGCCTTCGGGGATGACGGGTCCCTTGAGGACATTCGCACAGAGTTTGACCGTGAGATCGACAGGGGCTCTATAAACCCAGGAAAGCAGAT GTTTGAAAAGATGGTCAGTGGGATGTACATGGGAGAGCTGGTTCGACTTATCCTGGTCAAGATGGCCAAAGAGGGGCTGCTATTTGAGGGCCGGATAACCCCCGAGCTCCTGACGAAAGGAAAGATTGAGACGAAACATGTTTCTGCCATTGAAAA GACTAAAGAAGGACTAAAGAAATGTATGGAAATCCTGACAAGGCTCGGGGTGGAGCCATCAGATGAAGACTGTCTGGCTGTGCAGCACGTGTGCACCATCGTATCCTTCCGCTCAGCAAATTTAATCTCTGCAACGCTGGGAGGAATCCTCTCTCGCCTCAAGGAAAACAAAGGAGTGGCACGCCTCCGCACCACTGTGGGCATCGACGGGTCTCTCTACAAGATGCACCCACA ATACGCCCGCCGCCTGCACAAGACAGTGCGTCGCTTGGTCCCAGACTCAGATGTCCGCTTCCTGCTGTCTGAGAGTGGGAGTGCGAAAGGCGCTGCCATGGTGACAGCAGTGGCGTACCGTTTGACAGAGCAGGCGCGCCAGATTCAGCAGACTTTGGCAGAGTTCCGGCTGAGCAAAACGCAGCTGTTAGAAGTGAAGAAACGCATGAGGGTGGAGATTGAAAAAGGCCTCAAGAAGAGCAGCCACGAGGAGGCTACAGTCAAAATGTTGCCTACATTTGTCCGAAGAACACCAGATGGAACAG AGAATGGAGATTTCCTCGCTCTTGACCTCGGAGGGACAAACTTCCGCGTGCTCCTGGTAAAGATTCGCAGTGGGAAGAAGCGATCAGTGGAGATGCATAACAAAATCTACGCCATTCCCATAGAAGTCATGCAGGGCACAGGAGAAGAG CTCTTTGACCACATTGTGCACTGCATCTCCGACTTCCTGGACTACATGGGAATGAAAAGTGCTCGACTGCCGCTGGGTTTCACCTTCTCCTTCCCCTGCCATCAGACCAGCTTGGACGCA GGTATCCTTGTAACCTGGACCAAAGGCTTCAAGGCCACAGACTGTGAGGGTGAAGACGTGGTCGAGCTTCTTCGGGAAGCAATCAAGAGGAAAGAG gagttTGAGCTGGATGTGGTTGCCATAGTGAACGACACAGTGGGGACGATGATGACCTGTGCATACGAGGAACCCTCATGTGAGGTGGGGCTGATTGCAG GGACTGGCAGTAATGCCTGCTACATGGAAGAGGCGAAGAACATCGAGATAGTCGATGGCGACGAGGGCCGCATGTGTGTCAATATGGAGTGGGGGGCGTTTGGAGACAACGGCTGCCTGGATGACATCAGAACGCAGTACGACCAGGCAGTAGACGAGAACTCACTCAATGAAGGCAAACAAAG ATATGAGAAGATGTGCAGTGGCATGTACCTTGGAGAGATCGTCAGGCAGATTTTGATTGATCTGACCAAGCGTGGCTTCCTCTTCCGGGGACAAATTTCAGAGACGCTGAAGACCAGGGGCATATTCGAGACAAAGTTCCTGTCACAGATAGAGAG CGATCGTCTGGCGCTGCTGCAGGTCAGGGCGATCCTGCAGCAGCTGGGGCTCGACAGCACCTGTGATGACAGTATTATCGTCAAGGAGGTGTGTGGCACCGTGTCCCGCCGCGCGGCTCAGATCTGCGGAGCCGGGATGGCTGCTGTGGTGGACAAGATCCGTGAGAACAGAGGACTGGACCACCTGGACATTACCGTGGGCGTGGACGGCACACTCTACAAGCTGCACCCACA CTTCTCGCGGATCTTCCAGCAGACAGTGAAGGAACTTGCCCCAAAATGTGACGTCACCTTCCTGCTATCCGAGGATGGCAGCGGCAAGGGGGCCGCCCTTATCACTGCTGTGGGCTGCCGCCAGAGAGAGCTGGATGCGCAGCAGCACTAA